A single region of the Rhodothermia bacterium genome encodes:
- a CDS encoding ABC transporter substrate-binding protein yields the protein MHSTPLFRRDFGRSYAFWMLPLFSFMGLVSCNPATPQVDDQMAAGCTVPFDPYRDYFSAKVTPEDAHGFSVTYHKNYKVVRVNRAWPGTNKTFTYVLKACGAPTPSIKADAVITLPVKKMVTTSTTQLPALQQLGLLGKWVGHAGIAFITLPKLAERAKSITEVGMQELDAEKILALQPDVVMGYAMGAPTDVHQKLQMLPLKVVLNGEYAETTPLARTEWIKFTALFFNEEAKANQVYSEIKKKYQALQNLPKMQSPPIVFSGSYFNGNWYVAGANNFMAHLVRDAGADYAVLDAVTTLTLDFEGVLRRTKGATHWIGTQVFKDEASLRQADERFSLLPSAKKGTYFAYDGRFFEGAVLEPDVVLRDLRAILYPDLAKGYTARYFTGLQ from the coding sequence ATGCATTCCACGCCATTGTTTAGACGTGATTTCGGGCGTTCATACGCCTTTTGGATGCTCCCATTGTTCTCGTTTATGGGTCTTGTGTCCTGTAATCCGGCAACACCGCAAGTTGACGATCAGATGGCGGCCGGTTGTACAGTTCCATTCGACCCCTATCGAGATTATTTTTCCGCAAAAGTCACGCCTGAAGATGCGCATGGGTTTTCCGTTACCTATCACAAAAATTATAAAGTGGTACGGGTAAATCGGGCATGGCCGGGCACAAACAAGACCTTTACCTATGTATTAAAAGCTTGTGGAGCGCCCACACCATCCATTAAAGCCGATGCCGTAATTACGCTTCCGGTCAAGAAAATGGTGACGACCTCTACAACACAACTTCCGGCGTTACAACAACTTGGGTTGTTGGGTAAATGGGTCGGACATGCTGGAATCGCGTTCATCACCTTACCCAAACTTGCGGAACGGGCCAAGTCCATTACAGAAGTGGGGATGCAAGAATTGGATGCAGAAAAAATACTTGCCCTCCAGCCCGATGTGGTGATGGGTTATGCTATGGGCGCACCCACCGATGTCCACCAAAAACTGCAAATGCTCCCTTTGAAGGTGGTGCTGAATGGTGAATATGCCGAGACCACCCCATTAGCACGAACCGAATGGATCAAATTCACGGCATTGTTTTTTAATGAAGAGGCAAAGGCTAATCAGGTGTATAGCGAGATTAAAAAGAAATATCAAGCCCTCCAAAACCTTCCTAAAATGCAAAGTCCACCAATAGTGTTTAGTGGGAGTTATTTTAATGGAAATTGGTACGTTGCCGGAGCAAACAATTTTATGGCACACCTTGTCCGAGATGCAGGTGCTGATTATGCCGTATTGGATGCCGTAACAACGTTGACCTTGGATTTTGAAGGGGTACTGCGACGCACCAAGGGGGCTACACATTGGATCGGTACGCAAGTATTTAAAGATGAGGCTTCTTTACGTCAAGCTGATGAGCGTTTCTCGTTGCTCCCTTCCGCAAAGAAAGGAACCTATTTTGCCTATGACGGACGTTTTTTTGAGGGTGCTGTGCTTGAGCCGGATGTTGTACTACGAGATTTAAGGGCCATCTTATACCCAGATCTGGCAAAAGGGTACACAGCTCGGTATTTCACGGGATTGCAATAA
- a CDS encoding cation:proton antiporter, protein MHIPILQDLLVILLFSVVVVYVLQRIKIPSILGFILAGIFIGPFGLSLISATHEIEVIAEIGVILLLFVIGIELSLKQLYSIRKTVFIGGFIQVFLTIGLVFLATWLGGLEWKEAVFMGFLISLSSTAIVLKVLQDKNEISAPHGRNALGILIFQDIIVVPMMLLVPIMAGDATNVSLAILFLFLKTIGVLIATFLLSKYVLPIVFYQVAKTGNKELFLITTFLLCFSLAFITAEAGLSLALGAFIAGLLISESEYSHQTAGSILPFRELFTSFFFVSVGMLLDIHFFLNHFLSVMGLTLAVALLKILTVYLAVALLKYPPRTTILTGIALFQVGEFSLILADLGLEYKLLTPEINQYFLSVSILSMLLTPFAVLYADRWTNILFNNRTPQRIEEASPKKTTLQDHLVIIGYGLNGSNVAKAAEYAGIPYRILELNPDTVRREKALGRPIYYGDAVKDAILETVAIEKARVVVVAISDPKATKTIISNIRHHNHSAQIVVRTRYTSEIPELLAIGADDVIPEEFETSIEIFSRVMHSFLVPFDEVDRFVERVRADNYSAFRKSANGLILASPIPELRISSVRVLADNGDMIGKTIAEANIRKKYGITVLALLRNNRFIEITSPDVEIKQHDTLYISGSSENIAQFYRLIC, encoded by the coding sequence ATGCACATACCGATCCTTCAAGACCTCTTAGTCATTTTATTGTTTTCGGTGGTGGTGGTATATGTCCTCCAACGGATTAAAATCCCCTCTATTCTGGGTTTTATTCTTGCCGGCATTTTCATTGGGCCATTTGGATTAAGTCTCATTTCTGCTACACATGAAATTGAAGTTATTGCAGAAATTGGCGTGATTTTATTGCTGTTTGTTATTGGGATAGAACTTTCTTTAAAACAGCTATACTCCATCCGTAAAACAGTTTTTATTGGTGGCTTTATTCAAGTTTTTTTAACCATTGGCTTGGTCTTTTTAGCCACATGGTTAGGGGGGCTAGAATGGAAAGAAGCGGTATTTATGGGCTTCTTAATTTCACTTTCAAGTACAGCAATTGTCCTTAAGGTATTGCAAGATAAAAATGAGATTTCGGCGCCACATGGTCGGAATGCACTTGGGATCCTGATTTTCCAAGATATTATAGTTGTCCCTATGATGTTATTGGTACCGATCATGGCCGGAGACGCAACAAATGTATCTCTTGCTATCTTATTTTTGTTTCTAAAGACCATTGGCGTATTGATTGCAACCTTTCTTTTATCTAAATATGTCTTACCTATTGTTTTTTATCAAGTTGCAAAAACAGGAAATAAGGAATTATTCTTAATCACCACCTTTTTACTGTGTTTTTCATTGGCATTTATCACTGCCGAGGCGGGCCTTTCACTTGCCTTGGGCGCTTTTATTGCAGGTTTGCTGATCTCTGAATCCGAGTACAGTCACCAAACGGCTGGTAGCATCTTGCCTTTCCGTGAGTTGTTCACCAGTTTCTTTTTTGTCTCGGTAGGTATGTTATTGGACATACACTTTTTCCTAAATCATTTTTTAAGTGTAATGGGGCTTACCCTCGCTGTGGCCTTACTTAAAATATTAACAGTTTATTTAGCCGTAGCTCTATTAAAATACCCACCAAGAACTACCATTCTAACCGGTATTGCCCTATTCCAAGTTGGAGAATTCTCGTTGATTCTTGCAGATTTAGGACTTGAATACAAATTATTAACCCCCGAAATAAACCAATATTTTCTTTCTGTTTCTATTCTAAGCATGTTACTCACGCCTTTTGCTGTCTTGTACGCTGACCGCTGGACGAACATCTTATTCAACAACCGAACGCCGCAAAGAATAGAGGAAGCCTCACCCAAAAAAACTACTTTGCAGGATCATTTGGTGATTATTGGCTACGGATTGAATGGCTCTAATGTGGCAAAAGCCGCCGAGTATGCCGGAATTCCCTACCGCATTCTGGAACTAAACCCAGACACAGTTCGCCGCGAAAAAGCACTTGGCAGGCCCATTTACTACGGAGATGCCGTAAAAGATGCCATTTTGGAAACCGTAGCCATAGAAAAAGCAAGGGTGGTAGTAGTGGCCATTTCTGACCCAAAAGCAACCAAAACCATCATCTCCAACATCCGACATCATAACCATTCGGCGCAAATTGTGGTCAGAACCCGTTATACTTCAGAAATCCCAGAGTTATTGGCCATTGGAGCCGACGATGTGATTCCTGAAGAATTTGAAACCTCCATCGAGATTTTCTCAAGGGTAATGCATAGCTTTTTGGTTCCATTTGATGAGGTGGATAGATTCGTTGAAAGGGTTCGAGCGGATAATTATAGCGCCTTTAGAAAAAGTGCTAATGGGTTGATACTGGCTTCGCCCATTCCGGAGCTTCGGATTTCAAGTGTGCGGGTACTGGCAGATAATGGCGACATGATTGGTAAAACCATTGCAGAGGCCAATATCCGAAAAAAATATGGCATTACTGTGTTGGCCCTTCTCCGGAACAACCGTTTTATAGAAATTACTTCGCCAGATGTAGAAATAAAACAACACGATACACTTTATATTAGTGGCTCTTCGGAAAACATTGCACAATTTTATCGGCTAATTTGCTAA
- a CDS encoding L,D-transpeptidase has translation MKKKLFLLYLIFSGAVYAQPTTPSGEEPPKSLDHFNQEALRAIQDNQIGNPDEIPQVFYDYYVVKEPSRLRARLNLYEYMGINHPTDAKSKEGQVLIQLINRNLLEDLRPGDTLVVPTQLGLDLRAYSPFPRYYQAAKEHKKIVILDKEIQAFAAYEDGILRRWGIINTGTDASQTPEGRFNVNWKAENRISSLSPGVLKPKESDEMWDMTWVMNIHEKRGIHMHQYAMPTGGPASHGCVRMNDADAEWLFNWVDIWETSKANAEECTNAKDCKILKQGTMVLVLGPDPKGKAQPFVYKNRYPILKIIDLPTDPYAIPAGTDQQKIFDRIRLGRGTTANRGALSPGPKTTQAKPRTTTKPKNNQVRKR, from the coding sequence ATGAAAAAAAAATTATTCCTTCTCTACCTGATTTTTAGTGGTGCTGTTTATGCGCAGCCCACCACCCCATCAGGCGAAGAGCCGCCAAAGTCCTTGGATCACTTTAACCAAGAGGCTTTGCGTGCCATTCAAGACAACCAAATCGGTAATCCAGATGAGATTCCGCAAGTATTTTACGATTACTACGTCGTCAAAGAGCCGTCTCGCCTTCGTGCCCGCCTAAACCTTTACGAATATATGGGCATTAACCACCCTACCGACGCAAAGAGCAAAGAAGGCCAAGTGTTGATTCAGCTCATTAACCGAAACCTTTTAGAAGATTTGCGTCCGGGAGATACCTTGGTTGTACCTACACAATTGGGTTTGGACTTGCGTGCCTACTCCCCGTTCCCACGTTATTATCAAGCAGCCAAGGAACACAAAAAGATTGTTATTTTGGACAAGGAAATTCAGGCATTTGCGGCATACGAGGATGGCATCTTACGACGTTGGGGAATTATCAACACTGGAACCGATGCTTCTCAAACGCCAGAAGGTCGTTTTAATGTGAATTGGAAAGCAGAAAATCGCATTTCTTCCCTAAGTCCGGGCGTATTAAAGCCCAAAGAGTCCGATGAAATGTGGGACATGACATGGGTAATGAATATCCATGAGAAGCGTGGTATTCATATGCACCAATACGCCATGCCCACAGGCGGCCCTGCAAGTCATGGCTGTGTAAGGATGAACGATGCCGACGCCGAATGGCTTTTTAATTGGGTGGATATTTGGGAAACCTCAAAAGCCAATGCCGAGGAATGTACCAATGCAAAAGATTGTAAAATCCTAAAACAAGGTACAATGGTGTTGGTACTTGGCCCTGATCCAAAAGGAAAGGCGCAACCCTTTGTGTATAAAAACCGTTATCCAATCCTTAAAATTATAGACCTACCGACGGATCCCTATGCCATACCGGCGGGAACGGATCAGCAGAAAATTTTCGATAGGATCCGTCTGGGTCGTGGCACCACAGCCAATCGAGGAGCACTAAGTCCGGGTCCAAAAACCACACAAGCGAAGCCCCGCACCACGACCAAGCCAAAAAACAACCAAGTGCGGAAACGATAG
- a CDS encoding iron ABC transporter permease, whose translation MRIRFLVLALALLVLFFWALAIGSHATPLSSIWQTERISVSQWTILWAIRWPRALAGVLAGAALGVSGLLMQTYFRNPLAGPFELGIQSGASLGVALVLLSGLSPFAGTFSHILAGSLGAGFALFLMLLASRRAGGTATLLILGVLFGYVIGAVVNLLVFFSPADQIRLFSIWGMGSFGGVTSSDLYWFGGVVFFCLLAAWLIAKPLNALVLGTTYAQSLGVSVNTAQVFLLVTAAVLAGVTTVFCGPIAFLGIAVPHIARMYLKTGDHRFLVPGAALWGSLLALLASNLSLMPGNGQILPLNALMALLGLPVILWVLFKRTTLTT comes from the coding sequence ATGCGTATTCGGTTTTTGGTACTTGCACTCGCGCTTCTTGTGCTGTTCTTCTGGGCATTGGCCATTGGAAGTCATGCTACTCCCCTTAGCAGTATATGGCAAACAGAGCGTATCTCTGTGTCGCAATGGACTATTCTTTGGGCCATCCGGTGGCCGCGTGCCTTAGCCGGTGTTTTGGCAGGTGCAGCCTTAGGCGTTTCTGGATTGCTGATGCAAACGTATTTCAGGAACCCACTTGCGGGGCCATTTGAACTGGGGATACAGTCTGGGGCCAGTCTCGGTGTTGCGCTTGTTTTATTGAGTGGCTTGTCTCCATTTGCGGGAACGTTTTCCCATATTTTGGCTGGAAGCCTTGGCGCAGGTTTTGCACTTTTTTTGATGTTATTGGCTTCTCGGAGGGCTGGAGGAACCGCCACTTTACTCATTTTAGGTGTCTTATTTGGCTATGTGATTGGCGCTGTTGTAAACTTATTGGTCTTTTTTAGCCCCGCCGATCAGATCCGCTTGTTCTCCATTTGGGGGATGGGCAGTTTCGGCGGCGTCACCTCGTCCGATCTGTACTGGTTTGGTGGCGTGGTGTTTTTTTGCCTCTTAGCGGCTTGGCTGATTGCTAAACCATTGAATGCTTTGGTTCTGGGAACAACTTATGCCCAAAGTTTAGGGGTCAGTGTAAATACCGCACAGGTTTTTTTATTGGTGACGGCTGCGGTTCTGGCAGGGGTCACGACGGTTTTTTGTGGCCCTATCGCTTTCTTGGGCATTGCCGTTCCCCACATTGCACGTATGTACCTCAAAACGGGCGACCACCGTTTTTTGGTTCCGGGAGCAGCTCTTTGGGGAAGTTTACTGGCGCTTTTGGCCTCTAATTTGTCTCTCATGCCCGGAAATGGCCAAATCCTACCCCTCAATGCACTGATGGCGCTTCTTGGCTTACCGGTCATTCTTTGGGTTTTGTTTAAACGGACAACGTTAACCACATAA
- a CDS encoding L,D-transpeptidase, producing the protein MRAKLFVLSILVSGISWAVAQQSGVFDQRSLAKVYQTKAPSLDVLPEITYSYISANSADAFWQTIGKEYKPLLQMLNRDIMGRISPSDSLIVPDQLGLDHRAYSPFPKYYAGAELLDKFFVVDKSYQLYAAYEFGKLVRWGVVSTGRKGAKAIWTPSGRFNFNWRQDFRISSDSPPGQEWRLNWVSNFYLERGIHTHQYAIPVVGAASHGCVRMIDADAKWVYNWHRGWVMKNKQLLEQGNMVIVQGEDLSRAKKLFVKEKSGPHLKMIALPPDPWTVEAGSPQQKMFDRRRERHQSATEQSR; encoded by the coding sequence ATGCGTGCCAAGCTCTTCGTTTTAAGCATATTGGTCTCAGGCATTTCGTGGGCAGTAGCCCAGCAGTCCGGTGTTTTTGATCAGCGCTCGCTTGCAAAAGTATATCAGACCAAAGCCCCTTCCTTAGACGTCTTGCCGGAAATCACCTATTCCTATATTTCGGCAAATTCGGCTGATGCCTTCTGGCAAACCATAGGAAAGGAGTACAAGCCCTTGTTACAAATGTTAAACCGAGACATTATGGGGCGCATTTCTCCTTCCGATTCGCTCATTGTTCCAGACCAACTCGGTTTGGATCATCGGGCCTATTCGCCCTTCCCAAAGTATTATGCCGGCGCCGAGCTATTGGATAAGTTTTTTGTAGTGGATAAAAGTTACCAATTGTATGCCGCATACGAATTTGGCAAATTGGTACGTTGGGGCGTTGTAAGTACAGGTCGGAAAGGAGCAAAAGCCATTTGGACGCCTTCTGGGCGTTTCAACTTTAATTGGCGGCAGGATTTCCGGATATCCTCGGACAGTCCTCCGGGACAAGAATGGCGATTGAATTGGGTTTCTAATTTTTATTTAGAAAGAGGTATCCACACGCATCAATACGCCATTCCAGTTGTAGGTGCGGCCAGTCATGGCTGTGTGCGTATGATTGATGCCGATGCAAAATGGGTTTATAACTGGCACCGAGGCTGGGTTATGAAAAATAAACAACTCTTAGAACAAGGCAATATGGTCATCGTTCAAGGAGAAGATTTGTCGCGTGCGAAGAAACTCTTTGTGAAAGAAAAATCTGGCCCACATTTAAAGATGATTGCTTTGCCCCCCGATCCATGGACGGTTGAGGCAGGAAGTCCTCAACAAAAAATGTTTGACCGCCGCAGGGAGCGGCACCAAAGTGCTACCGAGCAAAGCCGCTAA